The sequence below is a genomic window from Bacteroidota bacterium.
GGGAGCAAGTGGCGACCTTGCCCCTTTGGCCCATCTTTGTTTACCGTTAATTAATAAGGGCAAAGTTTATTATCAGGGCAAATTGCAAGATGCAGCCATCGTAAATAAGGCTTGTAACTATGACCCTATACGTTTGCAATCGAAAGAAGGACTGGCACTGCTCAATGGCACCCAATTTATGAGTGCCTATGCGGTATGGTGTGTTATACACGCACAGCGAGTGTTGCAATGGTGCAATCAAATTGCAGCTATGTCGCTCGAGGCATTTGATGGGCGCATCGAACCTTTTCATCATCTCATACAAGAAGTGAGGCCGCATGCCGGACAAATACAAGTTGCGCTTACCATGAGGCAACTGTTGCAGGGTAGTGAAATTATTAATCAAGCTAAAAAACATGTGCAAGACCCATACTCGTTTAGGTGTATACCACAGGTGCATGGAGCAAGTAGCGATGCCATAAATTATGTAAGCTCGGTTGTTTTTAACGAGATTAATTCAGTTACCGACAATCCTACCATTTTTCCCGATGCTGATTTGATAATAAGCGCAGGAAATTTTCATGGGCAGCCGCTTGCGCTAGCCCTCGATTTTCTTGCCATTGCCTTAAGCGAGTTAGGAAGTATAAGCGAACGCAGAACTTATTTGCTAATTTCGGGGCAACGGGGTTTGCCTCCTTTTCTTACTGCCAATGCCGGCCTTAATAGCGGCATGATGATTCCACAGTATACGGCTGCAAGCATCGTTTCGCAAAACAAGCAATTATCCACACCTGCATCGGTCGATTCTATTGTTAGCAGTAATGGGCAGGAAGATCATGTAAGTATGGGTGCTAATGCTGCAGTAAAGGTCGCTCAGGTGGTTCATAATCTTTATACCATACTTGCTATCGAATTGCTCAATGCTGCTCAGGCCCTTAATTTCAGACGACCTTTGCGTTCCGCTCCTTATATAGAGAAATTGCACCAGCAAGTGCGCAGCGTGGTAAGTTATAATGAACAAGACAGGGTACTTAGCAACGATATTGAACACATCAGAAGGCTATTAATGGAAATTAACCCATCGTTATAGTTATTGAATACGGCATTTTTTTGTCTGATTTGAGAATATTCGCACTTTCATTGCATGTTAGGTGAAAACAGTTATTTAGACTGTGAATGGAAATAAAAGCAGAATTATTTTTTACTAAGTTTTTTTGTTTAAATAATATCCATAGTTTTGTTTTCAAATATTAACTTTATGAACAAGGCACAATTTGAAATCAACCGGATCCTAATCCCTTACGATTTTTCGGAAACTGCAGCTCTGGCATTAGAGCATGGTATATTTATGGCAAAATTTCTTAGAGCAGAAGTTA
It includes:
- the hutH gene encoding histidine ammonia-lyase, translated to MEKHSISTHHLDFNKIISIIEGKIPLELSDSARQKIAKCREFLDKKIAQPDMVVYGINTGFGSLYNKTINSNELEQLQENLVMSHACGTGSEAPPEIVKLMLLLKIQALSYGNSGVTVATVQRLIDYYNNDILPQVFTQGSLGASGDLAPLAHLCLPLINKGKVYYQGKLQDAAIVNKACNYDPIRLQSKEGLALLNGTQFMSAYAVWCVIHAQRVLQWCNQIAAMSLEAFDGRIEPFHHLIQEVRPHAGQIQVALTMRQLLQGSEIINQAKKHVQDPYSFRCIPQVHGASSDAINYVSSVVFNEINSVTDNPTIFPDADLIISAGNFHGQPLALALDFLAIALSELGSISERRTYLLISGQRGLPPFLTANAGLNSGMMIPQYTAASIVSQNKQLSTPASVDSIVSSNGQEDHVSMGANAAVKVAQVVHNLYTILAIELLNAAQALNFRRPLRSAPYIEKLHQQVRSVVSYNEQDRVLSNDIEHIRRLLMEINPSL